The window CTCCGCCTCTGTCTTCAGGATCCACGGCCGTTCCATCCCCTCGCCGATCGCACCGACTTTCCACTCGCTCGCGGCCGTGATCTGCTCATGCGGCAAAAACGGCCCCACGGCTGTCACTTTCACGCCTGGCACGTTGGCCTGAATATGGTTCGCCAACCAAAAGGCATCTTGCATCTTCATGGCGTCACCTCGCTGTCATCATGCACCCACGCGTGCAGTCCGCCCTTGCGATAGCAATACGGTCCTCGCAGATCGAATCCCAATCGATCCACTTTCACGCTCGATTCGTCAATGAATCGATCCCGGCTGCGGTTCGAATCGAAACGCCCAAAATGCTCCGCAGGAACGGATCGCGTTGTCTCGCATGCATGGTGAAACAGCGCCTCGCAGGCTCCGGTCAAATCCTGGACGACCGGCGTCCCGTCATGGATCACGAAAATCACCATGCGGCGAGGACAATCACACTTGAACCCAATGGCAGACAGGTAGGGAAATTCCTGCTCGACGCAGAGCCCCGCCATTCGCGATTCCAGGTCGGCGAGGTCCGCCGCATCGAACAACCGATCACGATGCAACGGCGCAAAACTCCCGCACTCGATCGAGTTCAACCGATCCAAGGCCAGCTCATAATCAGGCAGTCCACGACGCACGGTCCCACGCAGTTCCATCCGCACCAGCCACTGCCGCAGATACTGAATATCCGCATGCTCGATGCATCCGACGTCCAAACCCTTCACGCAAGCCTCAAACCGCTCCAAGCACCCGAGCAGCTCCGGCACATGCCTAAGCCGCCACAGCACCCGCCGCAAGTAATCCGACAGATCAGCCGCGTTCTCCTCAGCCTCAGCCTCCCGCCAGCAGCCTGGAATGCGTCTTAGTCCTTCCACGCTCACGCCACCACCTCCTCAAACCAATACCCCGGCAATGGCGCATCATGCCGCAGCGTCACCAACCGCCGCATTTTCTCCGCGTCCCCGTTCTTTAAAAACCGCAGCACCGCGTAGCGTTTGCTCGCCGGGATCGCCGCCTCGAAACTTCGCGAAACAAACCGCTCGAGAGTCGAGCACTTTCGCAAAATCTCTCGCGCGTACTTGTCGCCCACGCCCGGGCACCCAGGCACGTTGTCGCTCGTGTCACCGACGAGCATCTGGTACTCAATCCACTGATCCGGACGCAGCCCATAGAACTCGTCGAGGTCCGCCGCCGTGAAGTACTCGAAATCGGCCGCATGCTTCCCATGCTGCGCATCGAGCAGCATGTTCACGCCGCCGCCGATTAAACACTGACGGAGATCCTTATCCCGACTCGCGAGAACCACACGCTGCCCCTGATCGATCGCGATCCCCGCCAACGTCGCCATACAATCGTCCGCCTCGAACCCCGGGGCCGACACGCAATCGATCTCCTCATCGGCCGCATGCTTCCGAATCCGCTCAATGAGCTCATCGAGCCCTACCGGCGACTCATCGCGATTCGCCTTGTACGTTGAATCCAAATCCTTCCGGAACGAACCCTCCGCGTCGAAGCACAGCACGATCCGCGACGGCCGCAGCTCCTCACGGCACAACGCCAACCGCCGGGTGAAATTTCGAACGCACGCTTCCCCCGGTCCCGCCGCGTGCAAATCGCGATAGGCCCAACTGCTAACGTCAACGATCAACCATTTCGGTTTAGTGGTCATGGACAAAGTCGCTCCATGCTTGAGTGACAGCGTCGTGAGCCTCATCGAGCATCAACGCATCCTTCTCCTCGGTCACAAACAAACTCGCCCCGGCAATCATCGCTGCGAGCTTCCGATAGTTCTCAATGCTCGGTTCCAACTTCGCCAGCGCTGGCTCAATCGGATCGCCACTGGCCAACTGGATCACCACCCACTCCGGAGCCCGCCCCACGGGCTCAGCCACTGCATTTAGTTCATTCTCGCCTGACATAGCTTCATCCTTCGCTGTTTCAAAACGTGTTCGAAAATCGGTTGTCCCTAATTCGACTGAACTAGGGACAACCGAACCGTCGTCATGACACCCGTCTCGGCAAGCTAGGCAACCTGTAAACAAGCTCGCCTCCACGGGCTCGCTCTCACCCTAGGGCGAGCGACATCGGTGTCGCTCCGGGATCGAGCCGCGGATCCCTCCGCATCGGCTCCGTCCGACTTGACGGCAACATCGATACACCACCTCGCCTTCATGCGATTCGGTGCACCGATTGGTAACGCCGCTGACCTGCTCGGCTGGCCGGCCAAACAGGTACAACAGCCCAATGATCGATAATGGCCAAACTAATAAACACGCGAGCATCAACACGTTCATGCGACACCCCGCTCAGGATCAAAGACCCTCAAAGAACCTTCTCCCCTCTCCCCACGCGTCGTGGGGAGAGGGGCCGGGGGTGAGGGGCCTTCATCCGGCACCCACAACGGTACCTGGTACGCCCGGGCGTCCTGCTTTGCGACATAAACCTCCGTCGTCCTCACCGATCGGTGTCCCAGCAGGGTCTGCGCCACGCGAATATCGCCCGTGTCCGCCATCGCCTGCTGGCACGCCGTGTCCCGCAAGCAGTGACTCGTTAACTCAATCCCAAACAGCCCCCGAAACAACCCGCACGCGTCCCGATTGAACGCCTTCAAACTCAGCGCCGCCCCCGTCCTGGCCGGCAACAACAGCGGCGATAGAAAACTCTCACTGCACTCCGACCGCCACCGCATCGTCTCGGCGATCAATCCCCTTGCAACGCCAACCCGATGATCGACCCCGCCCTTCGATCGCTCAATCAACGCCGACAAACCGCTCTCACTCACCGCCGCCACCCGCAGCCGGGCCAGCTCGCTGAACCGCAGCGCACAAGCCGTTGCCCATAACACCGCCAACCCATGCCGCCGCGTGATCCGACGGCAACGGCCGCACTCGGCCGCCACGTCGCGGATGCTCCCATCCTCACGCGTCACCTTCCCGGTAGCGGCGAGCGACCAGGCCGCCGCGTAGAACGCCGCACGCAAATGCGAGGGAATCGGCTGGGTTGCACGTCGGCCCATCGCTAACGATCGCTCCCTTCTGGAACGCCCAAAGGAGCAGGGCCGATAGTCGCCAAGCCGCTCAGCAGGTTTGTTCCGGCCGATGAGCGTTCACGAGGTGTCCTCTCCGCCTCCCACTTGCCCATGGGCCACAACCCACGCCGACGCAGATCCAACTCCGCAGCGATCCGAGTCCGCACGTCACAATGCGCGATCGCATCCTTCCACGTCGGCCAGCGATCGTGCTCGAGCCAGAACCCGAGCTTGTAAGTCGACGACTCCACATCGTGCGGTTGGTCAATCGGATGCGAAAGATCACACACCGCA of the Allorhodopirellula heiligendammensis genome contains:
- a CDS encoding 5'-3' exonuclease, which gives rise to MTTKPKWLIVDVSSWAYRDLHAAGPGEACVRNFTRRLALCREELRPSRIVLCFDAEGSFRKDLDSTYKANRDESPVGLDELIERIRKHAADEEIDCVSAPGFEADDCMATLAGIAIDQGQRVVLASRDKDLRQCLIGGGVNMLLDAQHGKHAADFEYFTAADLDEFYGLRPDQWIEYQMLVGDTSDNVPGCPGVGDKYAREILRKCSTLERFVSRSFEAAIPASKRYAVLRFLKNGDAEKMRRLVTLRHDAPLPGYWFEEVVA
- a CDS encoding tyrosine-type recombinase/integrase; this translates as MGRRATQPIPSHLRAAFYAAAWSLAATGKVTREDGSIRDVAAECGRCRRITRRHGLAVLWATACALRFSELARLRVAAVSESGLSALIERSKGGVDHRVGVARGLIAETMRWRSECSESFLSPLLLPARTGAALSLKAFNRDACGLFRGLFGIELTSHCLRDTACQQAMADTGDIRVAQTLLGHRSVRTTEVYVAKQDARAYQVPLWVPDEGPSPPAPLPTTRGERGEGSLRVFDPERGVA